The following is a genomic window from Saccopteryx bilineata isolate mSacBil1 chromosome 4, mSacBil1_pri_phased_curated, whole genome shotgun sequence.
TAATTTCCAACCCACTGACCCCACTTGCTTCTCTGCTCTAAGTCCCACTGGCCCACTTGAGCCCGTGGGACAGTCCtcgtgaacaacaacaacaaaaagggggTTTTACGGGCAACTGATCATGAAATCCCAGCGGGGCTGTCACGCCCTAGAGGCCTGCGCCTTGCGGAGCCCTGACTCTGCCTTAAGCAGCCCTGTTCTCTCTGTTGTTTGTGCAGGTGTTAACACACCTTTGACATAGCAGccatgctcctttttttttttttttttttcattttgaaacggttacttattgatttttagggagaaggAAACACCGATGTGTTGTTTCACTATTTTATGCAATCATTCGTTGATTctttgcatgtgtcctgaccggggatggaaccagATTCTTGGCGTAATGAAAGGAGGCTCGAGCCCGCTGAGCCACGGGCCAGGCCTGCACATCCTCTTCCGTACCCCGTCCTCCAGAGTCGCCTTGCCGTCCCCTCCTGCACCCCAAACGCCTAACAGAAGCTGCGCCCTGTCCTTGTCGCAGCCCCTGCGGTCGAGCTCCCGGCACGTGGTCAGCTTGGCTCAGCTAAAACCCTCGCGACAACTGCGCCCGGGCCTGGACGTTCCCTAGCAGGGCCACTCCGGTCCGGCTCGCTTTCCTCAGAGCGCCTGAGGCTCTGCAGAAGCGGGCGGGCCTCCCGTGGACGGCCTGGCGCCGAGGCCGCGGTTGCGGACTGCAGCCCTGTCCCCAACACCCGGCACTGCGTTCCCAGGCGCCCCATCAGGAACCTTCTTCTCGACGGGAGGAACCCAGCTGCTCAGAGGCCGGAAGACCCGGCCCGGGGACCGGAAGCCGAGCagcctgcacttccggaagggctgtggggtggggggtctATGGGGAGGGCCGGCCCGCGTCGCCTATGTGTGCGTCACTTCCGGGCGCGGCGAGCTAGGTGAGCCCGGGCGGCGGCGTAGAACCGAGTGCGGATCTCTGCGGTCAGCCCCGGCCGTCCTCTACCCCGCGGCCCAGGTCTCCGCCCGGCCTGGCGGTGGTGCTGCTTCCCCTGCGGGGCCGCTCGTTTTCCCCAGACGCCCCGGGTCGCTCCGGCTTGTTTCCGCGCTGGTGGCGGCGGCATCACGGGAGACTGTGTGAtgggtgttggaatccatgggagtccgaaagaccagagtaacaagctttttttttttttttttttttttgtatttttcggaagttggaaacagggagagacagtcagacagactcccgcatgcgcccgaccgggatccacccggcacgcccaccaggggcgacgctctgcccatctggggcgtcgccatcctcagtgcccgggccagctttgctccaatggagcctcggctgcgggaggggaagagagagacagagaggaagggggggggggtggagaagcagatgggcgcttctcctgtgtgccctggctgggaatcgaacctgggacttgcacacaccaggccgacgctctaccactgagccaaccggccagggcccagagtaacaggctttattgaaaggaaccctgccagacaCTTCTCCTGGGGAAAAGAGCCTCAGTACAAGCTAGGGAGATGAACTTACAGGGTTAAAAGGAGGGTCCtcaagcaagtgggtgttgagtCCAAAGCCCTGGTTTGCTTCCTTCTGCGGTTTTACGATATGGGCTTCTTGGAATGCTTTTCCTCAGGGCCAccgaccagcttcctagaacttttctgcttcaggggtgatagtaagtaagcaagggtggggtcagatagacaagtggaCCAGCAAAAgagcagttggaagttctggtgaatttATGTATCTATCAGTGGGAGGGCCACGCGGTGCCGCAGAGTGGCTGGGCGAGCGTGGGAGCTGCTGCCCGCGGCGGGGAACGAGGCCCCGCACCCGCCTCTGGGCAGAAGCGCAGGTCGGCATCCCCCTTTCttgccggggggtgggggggtggggggtggtggtaTCTATAAGTGTGTGTCTAATGAACACATCCGGAAAGGTCCGGGGGAAGCCCGCGTGGGCGGGCAGACCCTTGCTTCCCAGTGGGCCGAcctgtgtttctgtttctgtgcctCAAGCTCCTTATTTTGCAGCCTCAAGGCGTATCTGACACTGATCAATTTACTCCCTTTCTCCCAAccgccctcccttccttcctgccttatataataataaactaaagGTGCCTTTGCAGAGACCCCCACCATGGAAGCCAAACCCTTGGTGACATCGAAACAGAAGACGGAAGTGGTGTGCGGGGTCCCCACCCAGGTGGTCTGCTCCGCCTTCAGCAGTCACATCCTGGTGGTAGTGACCCAGTTCGGGAAGATGGGTACCCTGGTCTCCCTGGAGCCCAGCAACGTGACCAGTGACATCAGCAAGCCCGTGCTCACTACGAAAGTCCTTCTGGGGCAGGACGAGGTAATGTGGTTGGGAGAGCATCTCCATGATGAGGCAAACGACAAAGCCAGGGCTGTGGCTGTAACTTTACCTATACAGATGAGGAGGGAGTGTCTGTCAgggatccctcccctcccccgcgaCAGCATTCTCCAGATGGTCTTCCCAGCCCATCAGCATTTTACCCAGCAGGCCGGTAGAGGTACTGGTCTTGGAATTTGGGTCTACTCCTCAGTTTGACCCTGTAGTGATGCATCATAGTAATGACCGGCTCTCCGTGCTCCCTTCCGGAAAGATCCTCTGTGACACTCCACAGAGCTCCCATCTGCAGACttgttcttttttggggggaggggcatccTCCCAGATTAGAGACAGCCGGGAGAGACAGGAATCAGGAAGCACTAAGAAGATCAACTTCATGGTGCCTCCCCGATGGTGTGTTTATGACCGGCGTGTTCCGCGTCTCGCTGAACTCTGAGACACTGTCGTGTCGAACGTCTCGGGCGGTGTGGGAAGCGGCTTGGGTTCGGGGTCCTGGGGGAGACGGGAAGGCATAAAGGA
Proteins encoded in this region:
- the PSMG3 gene encoding proteasome assembly chaperone 3 isoform X1; the protein is MGVGIHGSPKDQSAFAETPTMEAKPLVTSKQKTEVVCGVPTQVVCSAFSSHILVVVTQFGKMGTLVSLEPSNVTSDISKPVLTTKVLLGQDEQPLIHVFAKNLVTFVSQEAGNRAVLLALAVKDRSMEGLRALKEVIQTCQVW
- the PSMG3 gene encoding proteasome assembly chaperone 3 isoform X2; translated protein: MGVGIHGSPKDQSAFAETPTMEAKPLVTSKQKTEVVCGVPTQVVCSAFSSHILVVVTQFGKMGTLVSLEPSNVTSDISKPVLTTKVLLGQDEPLIHVFAKNLVTFVSQEAGNRAVLLALAVKDRSMEGLRALKEVIQTCQVW
- the PSMG3 gene encoding proteasome assembly chaperone 3 isoform X3; the protein is MGVGIHGSPKDQKTPTMEAKPLVTSKQKTEVVCGVPTQVVCSAFSSHILVVVTQFGKMGTLVSLEPSNVTSDISKPVLTTKVLLGQDEQPLIHVFAKNLVTFVSQEAGNRAVLLALAVKDRSMEGLRALKEVIQTCQVW
- the PSMG3 gene encoding proteasome assembly chaperone 3 isoform X4; the protein is MEAKPLVTSKQKTEVVCGVPTQVVCSAFSSHILVVVTQFGKMGTLVSLEPSNVTSDISKPVLTTKVLLGQDEQPLIHVFAKNLVTFVSQEAGNRAVLLALAVKDRSMEGLRALKEVIQTCQVW